One Planktothrix serta PCC 8927 DNA segment encodes these proteins:
- a CDS encoding PAS domain-containing sensor histidine kinase translates to MNDDDVSQKPEEQLPRALDQAKEAQLQLLESAVHCTHDAILITEAEPIDFPGPRILYANPAFTRMTGYSLEEVLGKTPRILQGPECSRAVLDQIRAALQQWQSIEVELINYRKDGTPFWVQLNLFPIKNETGWYTHWIAIQRDITERKQTETALQEREMMLRSLGDNLPNGAIFQIIQELDKSFCFNYISAGIEQITGLKPEDILKEPSLLMSQILPEDYSVWQQKMEEAYQNLSLFDAELRQQVTSGEIRWTHSRSAPRRLSDGRMLWNGIVVDITELKTTELALQETQKFIQKISDTTPNLLYVYDVLNQKNIYLNPKGSEFFGRSISEIQERGLAFFQEIIHPDDLYKLEELPRRLVQLQNGERIENEFRVKNVAGEWCWLHTWEMVFSRNKEGIPNKIIGNAVDITDIKQLQESLQKSEERFRVALQNSPITAFNQDLQLRYTWIYNPVENLDPNFTLGKTDADLMTVEEAQKLTEIKQSVLSTGKRMRTEVSVTLKQQLGYYDLTVEPLRNLQGEIVGVTCAAMDITERKKVEIELRRYQLELEDKVQERTAELQAINERLLLILEDQQMIQDRLQEQAQLLDLAHDTIITRNLNNIITFWNRGAEMMYGWTKIEALGQSTHSFLCTQFPEPLIDIEGKFLATGYWEGELIHRKKDGTGLIVLSRWVLQRDQKDVPIKILEINTDITETKKIQYALEKSEAQFRTLIEFAPNGIFLVNHQEDCIYVNPRAQEIAGYTFEEALGQGWQNFIHPEDRERVIENSSKNKPKNPKNQDEFRYQHRDGTVRFARLKMAPIVSKMGNLIGHVGSLEDITEQQQIEQMKREFISVVSHELRTPLTSILGALGLLANGVYDQKPEKRKRMLNIAHRETERLVRLVNDILDFERLQSGKVKPLFQACLVSDLLEQSAEAMTALAESHQIILSVQPCEARVWAVPDSIIQTLTNLISNAIKFSPPQTTIEIKAELITTDEDINANLPNENILNLCPVPPYVLFRIKDQGRGIPNDKIKIIFEQFQQVDASDSRQKGGTGLGLAICRMIIQQHGGQIWAESQLNQGSCFYFTLPLPPNSTTSPG, encoded by the coding sequence ATGAACGATGATGATGTCAGTCAGAAGCCAGAGGAACAACTACCGAGGGCTTTGGATCAGGCGAAGGAAGCCCAACTGCAACTATTGGAATCTGCTGTCCACTGCACCCATGATGCCATCTTGATTACAGAAGCTGAACCGATTGATTTTCCGGGCCCCCGAATTCTGTATGCAAATCCGGCTTTTACCCGGATGACGGGCTACAGTTTGGAGGAGGTGCTGGGAAAAACCCCTCGAATACTTCAAGGCCCTGAATGTTCACGGGCGGTTTTGGATCAAATTCGGGCGGCTTTGCAGCAATGGCAATCGATAGAGGTCGAGTTAATTAACTATCGTAAAGATGGAACTCCTTTTTGGGTGCAACTGAATCTCTTTCCCATAAAAAATGAAACGGGTTGGTATACCCATTGGATTGCAATTCAACGGGATATTACAGAACGCAAACAAACCGAAACTGCGTTACAAGAACGGGAAATGATGTTACGTTCCCTTGGGGATAATTTACCAAATGGGGCGATTTTTCAGATTATTCAAGAGTTAGATAAAAGTTTCTGTTTTAACTATATTAGTGCTGGGATTGAACAAATTACAGGGCTTAAACCGGAAGATATTTTAAAGGAACCTAGTTTGCTGATGAGCCAAATTTTGCCGGAAGATTATTCTGTTTGGCAACAAAAGATGGAAGAAGCTTATCAAAATTTATCTCTTTTCGATGCCGAACTCCGTCAACAAGTTACTTCTGGAGAAATTCGCTGGACACATAGTCGCTCTGCTCCCCGTCGTTTAAGCGATGGTCGTATGCTTTGGAATGGAATTGTTGTCGATATTACTGAGCTTAAAACTACAGAATTAGCCTTACAAGAAACCCAGAAATTTATTCAAAAAATATCAGATACTACGCCCAATCTTTTATATGTTTATGATGTTTTAAATCAAAAAAATATTTATCTTAACCCCAAAGGAAGTGAGTTTTTTGGTCGGTCAATTTCTGAAATTCAAGAAAGGGGATTAGCCTTTTTTCAAGAAATCATTCATCCTGATGATCTGTATAAATTAGAGGAACTTCCCCGGCGTTTAGTTCAACTTCAAAACGGGGAGAGAATCGAAAATGAATTCCGGGTAAAAAATGTGGCGGGAGAATGGTGCTGGCTCCATACTTGGGAGATGGTTTTTTCTCGAAATAAGGAAGGAATACCGAATAAAATTATCGGAAATGCGGTTGATATTACCGATATTAAGCAACTTCAAGAAAGTCTGCAAAAAAGTGAAGAACGATTTCGAGTCGCCCTGCAAAATTCACCAATTACTGCGTTTAATCAAGATCTACAATTGCGGTATACTTGGATTTATAATCCGGTTGAAAATTTAGATCCCAATTTTACCCTAGGCAAAACGGATGCTGACTTAATGACGGTTGAAGAGGCTCAAAAATTAACGGAAATTAAACAATCAGTTTTGTCAACGGGAAAAAGAATGAGAACGGAAGTTTCTGTCACCCTGAAGCAACAATTGGGTTACTATGATTTAACGGTGGAGCCTTTAAGAAATCTACAGGGTGAAATTGTGGGGGTCACTTGTGCTGCGATGGATATTACAGAACGCAAAAAAGTTGAAATAGAATTGAGAAGATATCAATTAGAATTAGAAGATAAAGTTCAAGAACGAACAGCAGAATTGCAGGCGATCAATGAACGTTTACTACTGATCCTTGAAGACCAACAGATGATTCAAGATCGGCTTCAGGAACAAGCCCAATTATTAGATCTTGCCCATGATACTATTATTACCCGCAATCTGAATAATATTATTACCTTCTGGAATCGCGGGGCAGAAATGATGTATGGTTGGACAAAAATAGAAGCGTTAGGACAATCAACCCATAGCTTCCTCTGTACACAATTTCCTGAACCCTTAATTGATATTGAAGGCAAATTTTTAGCAACTGGATATTGGGAAGGAGAATTAATTCATCGCAAAAAAGATGGGACGGGTCTAATTGTTTTGAGTCGTTGGGTATTACAACGAGATCAGAAGGATGTTCCGATTAAAATTTTAGAAATTAATACTGATATTACAGAAACTAAAAAAATTCAATATGCCTTAGAGAAAAGTGAAGCTCAGTTTAGAACTTTGATTGAATTCGCCCCTAATGGGATTTTTCTCGTTAATCATCAGGAAGATTGCATCTATGTTAACCCTCGTGCTCAAGAAATTGCAGGTTATACTTTTGAGGAAGCATTAGGTCAAGGATGGCAGAATTTTATTCATCCTGAAGATCGAGAACGGGTTATAGAAAATTCATCAAAAAATAAGCCTAAAAACCCCAAAAATCAAGATGAATTCCGCTATCAACACCGGGATGGTACGGTTCGATTTGCGAGGCTAAAAATGGCTCCAATTGTGTCTAAAATGGGTAATTTAATCGGTCATGTTGGTTCGCTGGAAGATATTACGGAACAACAACAAATTGAACAGATGAAACGGGAGTTTATTTCAGTTGTTAGTCATGAATTGCGGACACCGTTAACGAGTATTCTCGGAGCATTAGGATTATTGGCGAATGGGGTTTATGATCAGAAACCAGAAAAGAGAAAACGAATGTTAAATATTGCCCACAGAGAAACGGAACGATTAGTGCGATTAGTTAATGATATTTTAGATTTTGAACGATTGCAATCGGGAAAAGTTAAACCCCTATTTCAAGCTTGTCTTGTCTCTGATTTACTCGAACAATCGGCCGAAGCCATGACAGCACTTGCGGAATCTCACCAAATTATATTATCTGTTCAGCCCTGTGAGGCTAGGGTGTGGGCAGTACCAGATTCTATTATTCAAACCTTAACGAATTTAATTAGTAACGCTATTAAGTTTTCTCCTCCTCAAACCACCATTGAGATCAAAGCTGAATTGATCACAACGGATGAGGACATAAATGCCAATCTGCCCAATGAGAATATTCTTAACTTGTGTCCTGTCCCTCCTTATGTTTTATTTCGTATCAAAGATCAAGGCAGAGGCATTCCTAATGATAAAATAAAAATCATATTTGAACAGTTTCAACAAGTTGATGCGTCTGATTCCCGACAGAAAGGAGGAACGGGGTTAGGATTAGCAATCTGTCGAATGATTATTCAACAACATGGAGGTCAAATATGGGCAGAAAGTCAGCTTAATCAAGGTAGTTGTTTCTATTTTACACTCCCCCTGCCCCCGAATTCAACCACATCCCCAGGGTAA
- a CDS encoding Hsp20/alpha crystallin family protein translates to MILENLNIGRFFSNLYQRIQPFTNRSTAINSPLTLWVAQEGTTPIRDVKMQETATNILLKVSIPSLKPENLQIQVTSETVFLSGEQIEQVTVLGYCDFTYPAQQFQSLIPLPYPVHPETVTAILHKNVLVLTLPKQQPGSSCHQGIVVRCSPTLHQLSQALEINYENS, encoded by the coding sequence ATGATTTTAGAGAATTTAAACATTGGGCGGTTTTTCAGCAATCTGTATCAACGGATACAGCCTTTCACCAATCGTTCGACGGCGATTAATTCCCCTCTAACTCTTTGGGTTGCTCAGGAGGGAACAACACCCATTCGGGATGTGAAAATGCAAGAAACCGCCACCAATATTCTGTTAAAAGTCTCAATTCCTAGTCTTAAACCCGAAAATTTACAAATTCAGGTGACATCAGAAACGGTGTTTTTATCGGGAGAACAAATTGAACAGGTAACAGTGTTGGGCTATTGCGATTTTACCTATCCCGCCCAACAATTTCAAAGTTTGATTCCTTTACCCTATCCGGTTCATCCCGAAACCGTAACCGCAATATTACATAAGAATGTATTAGTGCTGACGTTACCGAAACAACAACCCGGTTCGTCCTGTCATCAAGGAATCGTAGTCCGTTGTTCTCCAACTCTACACCAGTTATCTCAAGCGTTGGAAATCAATTACGAAAATTCCTAA
- a CDS encoding response regulator, whose translation MTKKILVVDDEELILEVVQACLEDLVGWGIHVANSGQEALKIAAIEPLDAVLLDVSMPEMDGIETLKQLQDHPINRQIPVILLTAKVLATEQALFSQFNIAGLIKKPFDPMSLHQQIASILGWDIEG comes from the coding sequence ATGACAAAAAAAATTTTAGTTGTTGATGACGAAGAGTTGATTCTCGAAGTCGTCCAAGCTTGTTTAGAAGATTTAGTCGGATGGGGAATTCACGTTGCAAATTCCGGTCAAGAAGCGCTTAAAATAGCAGCCATTGAGCCTTTAGATGCAGTATTATTAGATGTTTCTATGCCAGAGATGGATGGGATTGAAACGTTGAAACAATTGCAGGATCATCCGATCAATCGGCAAATACCCGTAATATTATTAACGGCTAAAGTATTAGCCACAGAACAAGCTCTCTTTTCCCAATTTAATATTGCAGGTTTGATTAAGAAACCCTTTGACCCCATGAGCTTGCATCAGCAAATTGCCTCTATTTTGGGCTGGGATATTGAAGGGTAG
- a CDS encoding PAS domain S-box protein — MVNGRSSEKELQEEVKNLRYQLETAQETLRAIGNGEVDALVIAGSQGEQVYTLQGADSSYRLLVEEMKEGAATITPDSTLLLYCNKRLAALVKTPLKKLMGTDFKDFILPADLMLFEALCQKAHSGSGKGELTLIARDGTEIPVYLSISILNQQGVDVGCLIVTDLSEQKRDEEIISQERLTRLLLEKAAESIIVCNHQGKIIRASEEAHRILGKNLLLSNFDDMIKLELLPKQNGSQPFLKKQRHSTFSIVSVINGNPYQGQEVEFIREDGEKFNFLLSASPLSIPHNNLKGCVIILTNITEQKWAEAALKKINEDLEFKVSERTAELESLNSRLKEELLEQARTQQVLQDQAKLLDLANDGIIVVDLSNYITYCNQGAEKLYGYSKLEVLGKNLVEVLKTQFPKSLDKIKQELFEQGNWEGELIQTNCQGNSMIIHSSWSLKKDVNGNPISILKINRDITKAKQAEQAIIDSGLRLAGILDMAQDAIISINEDQEITLFNQGAEKIFGYTANEILKQPFSLLISQELIQNQGQDNSEVFPSNGLVKHIKEYAEVRGRRKDGSEFPAEVSISQLLLDKGKILTVFMRDISDRKQIEMAIQKAQEDLESKVQERTIQLATSNDELIREIAERKLLENKLHQINEQLEQRVEQRTNELGKAIEDLKQEAIERQKTTLALQESEARFRAAIDGSLDAFFLLQSYRNEAGKSTDFILVDMNAKAEEMILQNKENLIGKGLCDVFPWGCELGYIDKYLRVFKTHKGFEEELAVSNPTVKAKWVQLQVVPLYDGIAVTCRDITERKQTEEAAQEVNEKLTHWVNDLEQRNRETLLLGQMSEFLQACNSTEEAYQVINELLKPFFPNLSGNLFVIKNSKNLVEMVASWGELSGVSESIFAPQDCWALRRGRRHFVASCESSLLCKHIPKKIHQHQLNLLNSSDIPINSLTETELSFISSPMVEHLCVPMIAQGDALGLLCLASHKSGQLSEDQQRLATSVAEHIALALANLKLREALEYQSIRDSLTGLYNRRYLEESLEREINRAQRQKFNLGVIMIDIDHFKHYNDTFGHEAGDIVLQQLGNVLQKNIRGSDIACRYGGEEFTLILPEVSLEIVQERAENIRVEVQKLKLKHHDLDLGQITLSLGIALFPSQGLTGESVVRAADSALYQAKQQGRNRVCVFSKTFENSA, encoded by the coding sequence ATGGTTAACGGGAGATCATCTGAAAAAGAATTACAAGAAGAAGTTAAAAATCTTCGTTATCAGTTAGAAACTGCACAGGAAACATTACGCGCGATCGGGAATGGAGAAGTAGACGCTTTAGTGATTGCAGGGTCACAGGGAGAACAAGTTTATACCCTACAAGGGGCGGACTCCTCCTATCGGCTGTTAGTAGAAGAAATGAAGGAAGGCGCGGCTACTATTACCCCCGATAGTACCTTATTACTCTATTGCAATAAGCGACTGGCTGCTTTAGTTAAAACACCGTTAAAAAAATTAATGGGGACGGATTTTAAGGATTTTATTTTACCTGCTGATTTAATGCTATTTGAAGCTTTATGTCAGAAGGCTCATTCAGGTTCAGGAAAGGGAGAATTAACCTTAATTGCTCGTGATGGTACGGAGATTCCCGTTTATCTTTCGATTAGTATCTTAAATCAACAAGGAGTTGATGTTGGCTGTTTAATTGTTACGGATTTATCAGAACAAAAACGAGATGAAGAAATTATTTCTCAAGAACGGTTAACGCGATTACTGTTAGAAAAAGCGGCGGAGTCAATTATTGTTTGTAATCATCAAGGAAAAATTATTCGAGCGAGTGAAGAAGCCCACAGAATTTTAGGTAAAAATTTACTGCTTTCTAACTTTGATGACATGATTAAACTTGAACTCCTCCCTAAGCAAAATGGGAGTCAACCTTTTCTAAAAAAACAACGCCATTCCACGTTTTCGATTGTTTCTGTGATTAATGGGAATCCCTATCAAGGACAAGAGGTAGAATTTATTCGAGAAGATGGAGAAAAATTTAACTTTTTATTGAGTGCGAGTCCCCTCTCAATTCCCCATAATAATCTTAAAGGTTGTGTGATTATTCTCACGAATATTACAGAACAAAAATGGGCAGAAGCAGCGTTAAAAAAAATCAATGAAGATCTGGAATTCAAAGTTTCTGAACGTACCGCCGAGTTAGAATCTTTAAATAGTCGATTAAAAGAAGAATTATTAGAACAAGCACGAACTCAACAAGTTTTACAAGATCAGGCTAAACTTTTAGATTTAGCCAATGATGGAATTATTGTAGTTGATTTGAGTAATTATATCACTTATTGTAACCAAGGCGCGGAAAAACTTTATGGATATTCTAAATTAGAAGTTTTAGGAAAAAATTTAGTTGAAGTTCTGAAAACTCAATTCCCAAAATCCTTAGACAAAATTAAACAAGAACTGTTTGAGCAGGGAAACTGGGAAGGAGAATTAATTCAAACCAACTGTCAAGGAAATTCTATGATTATTCATAGTAGTTGGTCACTCAAGAAAGATGTGAACGGAAATCCTATTTCTATTCTTAAAATTAATCGGGATATTACTAAAGCTAAACAAGCGGAACAAGCCATCATTGATTCGGGTTTACGCTTGGCTGGTATTTTAGATATGGCTCAGGATGCTATTATTTCAATTAATGAAGATCAAGAAATTACCTTATTTAATCAAGGGGCGGAAAAAATATTTGGTTATACGGCTAATGAAATTTTAAAACAGCCCTTTAGTTTATTAATTTCTCAAGAATTGATTCAAAATCAGGGTCAAGATAATTCCGAAGTATTTCCGTCTAATGGTTTAGTTAAACATATTAAAGAATATGCTGAAGTTAGGGGTCGCCGTAAAGATGGAAGTGAATTTCCGGCTGAAGTTTCTATTTCTCAGTTGTTGTTAGATAAAGGGAAAATTTTAACGGTTTTTATGCGAGATATTAGCGATCGCAAACAAATTGAAATGGCAATTCAAAAAGCCCAAGAAGACCTAGAAAGTAAAGTTCAAGAACGGACAATACAACTGGCGACTTCCAATGATGAATTAATCCGAGAAATCGCTGAACGTAAACTTCTGGAAAATAAACTTCATCAAATTAATGAACAACTAGAACAACGGGTTGAACAACGAACCAATGAGTTAGGGAAAGCCATTGAAGACCTGAAACAAGAAGCGATTGAACGACAAAAAACCACCCTAGCCCTCCAAGAATCAGAAGCCCGGTTTAGGGCGGCTATTGATGGCAGTTTAGATGCGTTTTTTTTATTACAAAGTTATCGAAATGAAGCCGGGAAATCAACCGATTTTATTTTAGTTGATATGAATGCTAAAGCGGAAGAAATGATTTTACAAAATAAAGAAAACCTGATAGGAAAAGGACTCTGTGATGTCTTTCCTTGGGGGTGTGAATTGGGCTATATTGATAAATATTTGCGTGTGTTTAAAACCCATAAAGGATTTGAGGAAGAATTAGCTGTTTCTAACCCGACAGTTAAAGCGAAATGGGTGCAACTGCAAGTTGTTCCTCTTTATGATGGCATTGCTGTGACTTGTCGAGATATTACTGAACGCAAGCAAACTGAAGAAGCCGCCCAAGAAGTGAATGAAAAGCTGACTCACTGGGTCAATGATTTGGAACAACGCAACCGTGAAACTTTGTTATTAGGTCAAATGAGCGAATTTTTACAGGCTTGTAATTCCACAGAAGAAGCTTATCAAGTGATTAATGAGTTACTCAAGCCTTTTTTTCCGAATCTATCCGGTAATTTATTTGTGATCAAAAATTCTAAAAATCTAGTGGAAATGGTCGCCAGTTGGGGGGAGTTAAGTGGGGTGAGCGAGAGTATTTTTGCTCCTCAAGATTGCTGGGCATTGCGACGAGGAAGACGACATTTTGTAGCTTCTTGTGAAAGTAGTTTATTGTGTAAACATATTCCTAAAAAGATACATCAACATCAATTAAATCTGCTTAATTCCAGTGATATTCCCATAAATTCATTAACGGAAACTGAATTATCTTTTATTTCTTCACCGATGGTTGAACATCTTTGTGTTCCGATGATTGCTCAAGGAGATGCGTTAGGATTGTTGTGTTTAGCATCTCATAAATCGGGACAACTTTCTGAAGATCAACAACGGTTAGCCACGTCCGTTGCTGAACATATTGCTTTAGCTTTAGCTAACTTGAAACTACGAGAAGCCTTGGAATATCAAAGCATTCGAGATAGTTTGACCGGGTTATATAATCGTCGTTATTTAGAAGAATCTTTAGAACGAGAAATTAACCGAGCGCAACGTCAAAAGTTTAATTTAGGGGTGATCATGATTGATATTGATCATTTTAAACATTATAACGACACTTTTGGTCATGAAGCCGGGGATATTGTTTTACAACAACTCGGTAATGTATTACAAAAAAATATTCGGGGATCAGATATTGCTTGTCGTTATGGAGGTGAAGAATTTACCCTGATTTTACCCGAAGTTTCTCTGGAAATTGTTCAGGAAAGGGCAGAAAATATTCGAGTTGAAGTGCAAAAATTAAAGCTAAAACATCATGACCTAGATTTAGGTCAGATTACTTTATCTTTAGGAATTGCTCTGTTTCCCAGCCAAGGTTTAACGGGTGAGTCTGTCGTGCGGGCGGCAGATTCTGCGTTGTACCAAGCTAAACAACAGGGAAGAAATCGCGTCTGTGTATTTAGCAAAACCTTTGAAAATTCAGCTTAA
- a CDS encoding response regulator — protein MFSSVLMDSSNPIKENFTCSKQLLLIDDDETILEIMQSCFEEIAGWQVLTANNGEEGLLKALSEKPDAIILDLMMPGIDGLKFVQLLNQKFEHLHIPIVVLSAKAEQIDKSQFLNLGVVDVIMKPFDPFVLIEQIRLALKW, from the coding sequence ATGTTTTCATCAGTTTTAATGGATTCATCTAACCCCATCAAGGAAAATTTTACTTGTTCCAAACAGCTATTGCTCATTGATGATGATGAAACCATTTTAGAAATTATGCAAAGCTGTTTTGAAGAAATTGCAGGTTGGCAAGTATTGACCGCAAACAATGGGGAAGAAGGACTGCTCAAAGCCTTATCTGAAAAACCAGATGCGATTATTTTAGATTTAATGATGCCGGGGATTGATGGGTTAAAATTTGTGCAGTTACTCAACCAAAAATTTGAGCATCTACACATCCCAATTGTTGTCTTATCGGCTAAAGCCGAACAGATTGATAAAAGCCAATTCTTAAATTTAGGTGTGGTTGATGTGATCATGAAACCCTTTGATCCCTTTGTGTTGATTGAACAGATTAGACTTGCCTTAAAATGGTAA
- a CDS encoding P-loop NTPase family protein, translating into MPNCPCCAHPMLRHFHRGHLVWRCRHCWQEMPDLNAVQSPILTYTSSLEKTVKKLVLV; encoded by the coding sequence ATGCCTAACTGTCCTTGTTGTGCTCATCCCATGCTGCGACACTTTCATAGAGGTCATCTAGTTTGGCGGTGTCGCCACTGTTGGCAAGAAATGCCTGATTTGAATGCTGTTCAATCACCAATTCTGACCTACACTTCCTCTTTGGAAAAAACGGTTAAAAAATTAGTATTGGTCTAA
- a CDS encoding response regulator yields the protein MKILLVEDDTLTSAALAEILNAHQYTVNTVADGITTLEMAETFIYDLILLDIEIPKLDGISVCKQLRIKGYQNPILLLTARDSSTDRVMGLDAGADDYVVKPFDTDELMARIRALLRRGKSVSGAVMTWENLCFDPINNEIKSGDRLVHLTSKEYCLLELFLLNPKRIFSRRAILDRLWDFAESPGEETVSTHIKCLRQKIKAAGSSDPIETVHGLGYRLREPSNLPESQPVDQSQNSRKEMTAITSRIWENFKDKVRVQISILEQVSPALLNGKLSAKLQQEAKKEAHKLAGSLGVFGLREGSQVAREIEDLLENPNLDISQAQLISDLVVALSLEASRETLLTPFSSEPVAYSPLILIVDDDLMLAERIRVEAIAWGLRIEIATDLSVARKMIAQNPPNIILLDLTFPNAQEDGLTLLEELTDRIPQIPVITLTGRQSLTDRVTVARLGVKAFLQKPLPAYEILKTVTEVLSQSRPGKGNRVLIVDDDPSLLAYVARVLEATGLTVTTLENPEHFWEVLLDCRPDLLILDWEMSGFNGIDLCQAVRTDQRWRNLPIIFFSVHTEENTIIQAFAVGASDYLSKTIATETLIVQVLRRLQPIPR from the coding sequence ATGAAAATTCTGTTGGTCGAAGATGACACGCTGACCAGTGCCGCCTTAGCTGAAATTTTGAACGCTCATCAATACACCGTTAATACAGTTGCAGATGGGATTACAACTTTAGAAATGGCTGAAACCTTTATCTATGACTTAATTCTATTAGATATTGAAATTCCTAAACTCGATGGGATTAGTGTTTGTAAACAACTCCGCATCAAAGGATATCAAAATCCGATCCTACTATTAACCGCCAGAGATAGCAGTACAGATCGGGTCATGGGGTTAGATGCGGGAGCCGATGATTATGTGGTTAAACCCTTTGACACCGACGAATTAATGGCAAGAATCCGGGCTTTATTGCGTCGGGGAAAATCCGTTTCTGGGGCGGTTATGACCTGGGAAAACCTCTGTTTTGATCCGATTAATAATGAGATCAAATCAGGCGATCGCTTAGTGCATCTGACCTCGAAAGAATATTGCTTACTTGAACTATTTCTACTCAATCCTAAACGAATTTTTAGCCGTCGGGCAATTTTAGATCGATTGTGGGATTTTGCCGAATCTCCTGGCGAAGAAACTGTTAGCACCCATATTAAATGTTTACGCCAAAAAATCAAAGCTGCTGGCAGTTCAGACCCGATTGAAACCGTTCACGGTTTGGGATATCGTTTGCGAGAGCCCTCTAATCTTCCAGAGTCCCAACCTGTGGATCAATCCCAAAACTCTCGAAAAGAAATGACGGCGATTACTTCGAGGATTTGGGAAAATTTTAAAGACAAAGTTAGGGTACAAATTTCTATTTTAGAGCAAGTTTCTCCCGCGTTACTTAACGGCAAACTGAGTGCAAAACTCCAGCAAGAAGCCAAAAAGGAAGCCCATAAATTAGCCGGATCATTAGGAGTTTTTGGACTCCGAGAAGGCTCCCAAGTGGCGCGAGAAATTGAAGATCTTCTCGAAAACCCTAACCTAGACATTAGCCAAGCTCAATTAATTTCTGATTTAGTTGTGGCGCTGAGTCTTGAAGCCAGTCGAGAAACCCTATTAACGCCCTTTTCCTCAGAACCTGTCGCCTATTCTCCCTTAATTTTAATTGTTGATGATGACTTAATGTTAGCCGAACGAATTCGGGTAGAAGCGATCGCTTGGGGATTAAGAATTGAAATTGCTACGGATCTTTCTGTGGCGCGTAAAATGATTGCTCAAAACCCCCCCAATATTATCTTACTAGATTTGACTTTTCCCAATGCTCAGGAGGACGGTTTAACCCTATTAGAAGAATTGACGGATCGGATTCCTCAAATTCCTGTAATTACTTTAACAGGACGACAAAGCTTAACCGATCGAGTCACCGTTGCTCGTTTAGGAGTCAAAGCTTTTCTCCAAAAACCTTTACCCGCTTATGAAATCCTCAAAACAGTGACTGAGGTACTTTCTCAATCTCGACCAGGTAAGGGAAATCGTGTTTTAATTGTGGATGATGATCCCAGTCTTTTGGCCTATGTTGCTAGGGTTTTAGAAGCAACAGGTTTAACAGTTACGACCCTAGAAAATCCCGAACATTTTTGGGAAGTGTTGTTAGATTGTCGTCCAGACCTGTTAATTTTAGATTGGGAAATGTCGGGTTTCAATGGCATAGATCTCTGTCAAGCGGTGCGAACAGATCAACGCTGGCGGAATCTACCGATTATCTTTTTTTCGGTTCATACTGAAGAAAATACAATTATTCAAGCTTTTGCAGTAGGAGCTTCCGACTATCTCAGTAAAACCATAGCAACCGAAACTCTAATTGTTCAAGTTCTTAGACGTCTGCAACCCATTCCCAGGTGA
- a CDS encoding circadian clock KaiB family protein — MDNQKNLKPNEPKLWELRLYVAGQTPKAITAFTNLKKICEQYLQGQYNIEIIDLLEDPHLAQEDQIFVLPTLVRTIPPPFKQIIGDLSNPEKILVGLELWKGEEWKNP, encoded by the coding sequence ATGGATAATCAAAAAAACTTGAAACCAAATGAACCAAAACTTTGGGAATTACGTTTATATGTTGCTGGACAAACTCCTAAAGCGATTACCGCCTTTACAAATTTAAAAAAAATTTGTGAGCAGTATCTTCAGGGTCAATATAACATTGAAATCATTGATTTGTTAGAAGATCCCCACCTCGCCCAGGAAGATCAAATTTTCGTACTTCCGACATTAGTTAGAACAATTCCCCCTCCCTTTAAGCAAATTATTGGAGATTTATCGAATCCCGAAAAAATCTTAGTGGGGTTAGAACTATGGAAAGGGGAAGAATGGAAAAACCCTTGA
- a CDS encoding circadian clock KaiB family protein — protein MKDHYLSPKQNSQPSIEEGYYCLRLYIAGTNLKSILALKTIKYICETHLKDHYDLEVIDVYQQPELTQGEPIVAVPTLIRLLPLPLQRIIGDLSQKERILTALNLSF, from the coding sequence ATGAAAGACCATTATTTGTCACCCAAACAGAACTCTCAACCCTCCATTGAGGAAGGATATTATTGTCTGCGTTTATATATTGCTGGAACTAATTTAAAGTCAATTTTGGCTCTGAAAACCATCAAGTATATTTGTGAAACTCACTTGAAAGATCATTATGATTTAGAAGTGATTGACGTTTATCAGCAACCTGAACTCACCCAAGGCGAACCCATTGTTGCTGTACCGACTTTGATTCGGCTTTTACCATTACCCTTACAAAGAATTATTGGGGATTTATCTCAAAAAGAAAGAATTCTCACGGCTTTAAATTTATCCTTTTAA